One genomic window of Bartonella sp. HY038 includes the following:
- the rpsO gene encoding 30S ribosomal protein S15, with protein sequence MSITAERKQALINEYATKAGDTGSPEVQVAVLSERIVNLTEHFKTHKKDNHSRRGLLKLVSQRRSLLDYLKKIDLARYQTLISKLGLRR encoded by the coding sequence ATGTCGATTACTGCTGAACGTAAACAAGCTCTTATCAATGAATATGCAACAAAAGCCGGTGACACTGGTTCACCAGAAGTACAAGTTGCTGTTTTGTCAGAGCGTATTGTTAATCTTACCGAGCATTTTAAAACCCACAAAAAGGATAACCATTCTCGCCGTGGTCTTTTGAAGCTGGTTTCGCAACGTCGTAGCCTTTTGGATTACCTTAAGAAAATCGACCTTGCTCGTTATCAGACTTTGATTTCAAAGCTTGGTTTGCGCCGTTAA